From one Pedobacter faecalis genomic stretch:
- a CDS encoding FUSC family protein, with amino-acid sequence MLNRPIRSIHDFLLSTYFADGLRISFGVLCPPLILAQFGMLQYGITLSLGALCVSITDSPGPIVHRRNAMLVTTGLITIISVIVGLTNKNDYFIGAVLTLCSFVFSMFFLYGLRAASVGTAALIVMVLSIDDVRPWQDVLFYALLVFLGSIWYTMLSYLFYKLRPYRLVQQSLSECIHEISDFLRAKAKFYRENTDYDQAYAELLKLQVQVHEKQDAVREVLFKTREIVRESTPEGRFLLLVFVDIVDLFEQIMSTYYNYKRLHEQFDPSGILSHYEKVIIKIADELDDIGFALVAGNTPHLPSDLDKDVEMLKAEIVKLETDKSGANYTTLGIIALKNIEVNIENILSRLKTINGYFNKAKKKSLTTRNINVDKFVTRQSFDTDLLWENLTFRSSTFRHSLRVAIVMLIGFVVAKSLNFSHSYWILLTILVISKPGFSLTKQRNYERLVGTIAGSFAGMGILIYIQDKNALFAILLICMIGSYSFQRKNYVVSVLFMTPYILVLFDFLGIGGLSAARERIYDTLIGSGIALIASYSLFPNWEHEKLKEALQETLQANMKYFEEVVLLYSGPLGDLTNYKVARKQVYVTTANLASLFQRMFSEPKSKQVIMKELHQFTALNHQLSSYIATLSLYVKEHNFTGIDLEELKPVIQNTQYLFKQTIEILQHNTGQVNNVPLIRRSSKDGEIQTAQMVISEQFDLTQKVAYDIYKLCERIKL; translated from the coding sequence GATTGCGGATTTCCTTTGGCGTGCTTTGCCCGCCGCTTATTCTCGCACAGTTTGGCATGCTGCAGTACGGCATCACATTATCACTGGGCGCGTTATGTGTGAGTATTACAGATTCGCCCGGACCAATCGTTCATCGTCGCAATGCGATGCTCGTAACTACGGGACTCATCACGATCATATCCGTAATCGTCGGGCTGACCAATAAAAACGATTACTTTATAGGTGCTGTGCTGACCCTGTGCAGTTTCGTATTTTCTATGTTTTTCCTGTATGGACTAAGAGCTGCATCTGTTGGCACGGCGGCGCTGATCGTCATGGTGTTGAGCATCGACGACGTGAGGCCCTGGCAAGACGTGCTATTTTATGCTTTATTGGTGTTTCTCGGTAGCATCTGGTATACCATGCTCAGCTACCTCTTTTATAAGCTACGACCATATCGGCTGGTTCAGCAGAGTTTGAGCGAGTGTATCCATGAAATTAGTGATTTCCTTCGCGCCAAAGCTAAATTTTACAGAGAAAATACGGACTACGACCAGGCCTACGCAGAACTTTTAAAACTTCAGGTCCAGGTACATGAAAAGCAGGATGCGGTTCGGGAAGTTCTATTTAAGACCCGCGAAATTGTGCGTGAATCGACTCCGGAAGGCCGGTTTTTATTGCTTGTATTTGTAGACATCGTTGACTTGTTTGAGCAGATCATGTCGACATATTACAACTACAAACGGCTGCATGAACAGTTCGATCCGTCCGGAATCCTCAGCCATTACGAAAAGGTTATTATAAAAATTGCGGACGAACTGGACGATATAGGATTTGCGCTCGTTGCCGGAAATACCCCTCACCTGCCCTCAGATCTTGATAAGGACGTCGAAATGCTAAAAGCTGAAATTGTAAAGCTTGAGACCGACAAGTCGGGTGCTAACTATACCACGCTCGGCATCATTGCCCTTAAAAATATTGAGGTCAATATTGAGAACATCCTGTCAAGGCTGAAAACCATAAATGGATATTTCAATAAAGCCAAAAAGAAGAGCCTAACAACACGCAATATAAATGTCGACAAGTTCGTGACCCGGCAAAGCTTCGATACGGATCTGCTCTGGGAAAACCTTACGTTCAGGTCATCAACCTTCCGGCACTCCTTACGTGTTGCTATCGTTATGCTGATCGGCTTTGTCGTTGCAAAATCATTAAACTTTTCTCATAGCTATTGGATACTCCTCACCATACTTGTGATCTCAAAACCTGGATTCAGTCTTACAAAACAACGCAATTATGAAAGACTGGTCGGCACAATCGCCGGATCATTTGCCGGCATGGGCATCCTTATATACATCCAGGATAAGAACGCCCTCTTTGCCATTCTGCTGATATGTATGATCGGATCTTATAGTTTTCAGCGCAAAAATTATGTGGTCAGCGTATTGTTTATGACGCCATATATCTTGGTACTCTTTGATTTCCTCGGTATCGGAGGCTTGTCTGCCGCGCGCGAACGTATCTACGACACCTTGATTGGCTCTGGCATTGCACTAATCGCCAGCTACTCCCTGTTTCCAAACTGGGAACACGAAAAACTAAAAGAAGCACTCCAGGAAACCCTGCAGGCCAATATGAAATATTTCGAAGAGGTTGTTTTATTGTATTCAGGTCCGCTGGGCGACCTCACCAATTATAAAGTGGCGCGCAAACAGGTTTACGTAACTACGGCCAACCTGGCCTCACTTTTTCAGCGGATGTTCTCAGAGCCAAAAAGCAAGCAGGTAATTATGAAAGAACTGCATCAATTTACCGCCCTAAACCATCAGCTGTCGTCCTATATCGCTACCTTGTCCCTGTATGTTAAAGAACACAACTTTACAGGGATTGATCTTGAAGAACTTAAGCCCGTCATCCAAAACACCCAATACCTCTTTAAACAGACTATCGAAATCCTGCAGCACAATACCGGGCAAGTAAACAATGTACCCTTAATCAGACGCTCAAGTAAAGATGGCGAAATTCAAACCGCTCAGATGGTCATATCTGAGCAGTTCGACCTGACGCAAAAAGTAGCTTACGATATTTATAAGCTATGCGAGCGCATCAAGTTGTAG
- the bioB gene encoding biotin synthase BioB, with protein sequence MQPTKHDWTKDEISSIYHKPLLDLIYEAATIHRENQDYNEVQISSLISIKTGGCAEDCAYCPQAARYHTDLQVQPLMQVSQVVSAAVKAKEGGASRLCMGAAWREVRDNRDFDRVIEMVKAVNDMDMEVCCTLGMLSESQAQRLADAGLYAYNHNLDTSEDDYKRIISTRTYDDRLNTIKNVRKAKLTVCSGGIIGLGETVEDRVSMLHTLANMDVHPESVPVNALVPVKGTPLEDQPRVPIWDMVRMIATARIVMPNSVVRLSAGRNEMSTLEQAFCFMAGANSIFAGDKLLTTPNPAFIDDVAMFELLGLKTREAFKKGRPANTEKLQLDALA encoded by the coding sequence ATGCAACCCACAAAACACGACTGGACGAAAGATGAGATATCGTCTATATATCATAAGCCTCTGCTGGATTTGATTTATGAAGCAGCTACCATTCATCGCGAAAATCAGGACTATAACGAAGTGCAGATCAGTTCGTTGATATCCATTAAGACTGGCGGATGTGCGGAGGACTGTGCTTATTGTCCGCAGGCGGCACGTTATCATACTGATCTGCAGGTTCAGCCTTTAATGCAGGTGAGCCAGGTGGTGAGTGCTGCTGTTAAAGCTAAGGAGGGTGGTGCGTCAAGGTTGTGCATGGGTGCGGCATGGCGCGAGGTTCGTGATAACCGGGATTTTGACCGCGTAATTGAGATGGTGAAAGCGGTTAATGACATGGACATGGAGGTGTGCTGTACCTTAGGTATGCTTTCTGAAAGCCAGGCACAGCGATTGGCCGATGCAGGGTTGTATGCGTATAACCATAATTTGGATACGTCTGAGGATGATTATAAGCGGATCATTTCTACGCGTACTTATGATGATCGTCTGAACACTATTAAAAATGTGCGTAAGGCGAAACTGACTGTGTGCAGCGGAGGTATCATTGGATTGGGTGAAACTGTGGAGGATAGGGTGTCAATGTTGCATACCCTGGCAAACATGGATGTTCATCCGGAATCTGTTCCGGTTAACGCATTGGTACCTGTAAAGGGTACGCCACTCGAGGATCAGCCGCGTGTGCCGATATGGGATATGGTGAGGATGATAGCGACTGCGCGTATCGTAATGCCAAATTCTGTTGTTCGCCTATCGGCTGGCAGAAATGAGATGAGCACGCTGGAACAGGCGTTTTGTTTTATGGCTGGTGCCAATTCGATTTTTGCGGGCGATAAATTGCTGACTACTCCAAACCCTGCTTTTATTGATGATGTGGCTATGTTCGAGTTACTTGGCCTAAAAACAAGAGAGGCCTTTAAAAAGGGCAGGCCTGCAAATACAGAAAAGCTACAACTTGATGCGCTCGCATAG
- the mgtE gene encoding magnesium transporter has translation MQSFELDKRDISKIKAALSASDEQLSAVLAEYHASEIAILFASLQPHDRQRIINLLPVETASEVLSEMTEEAHPEELLLQMDPEKRAEVVEELDYDDATDILSQLEAHEQLEILEELDEDDASHIRNLLSYDDETAGGLMNTEFIRINVNMMKKDAIDEIIRQSEEIEEFYTVYVIDDANVFQGVVSLEDIIRSKGNVKITELVRAEVAWVHPDTDQEEVARLISQYNITSIPVLDSDMKLLGRVTFDDVIDVLEEENTEDILKISGVSEDEELSGNWVEAVKSRLPWLIVNLGTAFLASGVIRHYEPTLNRIPVLSAYMTIIAGMGGNAATQALAVTVRRISLYDLTDNQAYRAVLKEFTVGLINGAVTGLIVFIFALYFDANPMLGLVIFFAMIGNLMIAAVTGTGIPLFLKRIGIDPAIASSIIITTFTDVFGFLLLLGLASKLLL, from the coding sequence GTGCAATCATTTGAACTGGATAAGCGTGATATCTCCAAGATAAAGGCTGCCTTAAGCGCCAGCGATGAGCAGCTTTCGGCTGTTCTGGCTGAATATCATGCCTCGGAGATTGCCATTCTTTTCGCTAGTCTGCAGCCCCATGACAGGCAGCGTATTATCAATTTACTTCCTGTAGAAACGGCTTCCGAGGTGCTTTCGGAAATGACTGAAGAGGCGCATCCGGAGGAACTATTGTTGCAGATGGATCCGGAAAAGCGTGCCGAGGTGGTTGAAGAGCTCGATTATGATGATGCGACGGATATTCTGTCTCAACTGGAAGCGCACGAACAACTGGAGATACTGGAGGAACTGGACGAAGATGATGCTTCTCATATCCGGAACCTGCTGAGCTACGACGATGAGACGGCCGGTGGTTTGATGAATACGGAGTTTATCCGTATTAATGTGAACATGATGAAGAAGGATGCTATCGACGAGATCATCCGGCAAAGTGAAGAAATTGAGGAGTTTTATACTGTGTACGTGATAGATGATGCCAATGTTTTCCAGGGCGTTGTGTCGCTGGAGGATATCATCAGATCCAAGGGCAATGTAAAGATCACGGAACTTGTAAGGGCAGAGGTGGCCTGGGTGCATCCGGATACGGACCAGGAGGAGGTAGCGAGACTGATTTCGCAATATAACATCACGAGTATACCGGTGCTTGACAGTGACATGAAGCTGCTGGGCAGGGTAACTTTTGATGATGTGATTGACGTACTGGAGGAAGAAAACACGGAGGATATCCTTAAGATATCCGGGGTTTCTGAGGATGAGGAGCTGTCGGGTAACTGGGTGGAGGCTGTGAAGTCGCGCTTACCCTGGTTAATTGTGAACCTTGGTACTGCATTTCTTGCTTCCGGCGTGATCAGGCATTATGAACCAACGCTTAACCGCATACCGGTGCTATCGGCCTATATGACCATTATTGCCGGTATGGGCGGGAATGCGGCCACCCAGGCGCTTGCTGTTACGGTACGGCGGATTTCCCTTTATGATTTAACGGACAATCAGGCTTACCGCGCGGTATTGAAGGAGTTTACCGTAGGTTTAATAAACGGGGCCGTAACTGGCTTGATCGTATTTATTTTCGCATTGTATTTCGATGCAAATCCGATGCTCGGCCTGGTAATCTTTTTTGCGATGATCGGCAATCTGATGATAGCGGCTGTGACGGGTACGGGCATTCCTTTGTTTTTAAAGCGAATTGGGATTGATCCGGCCATTGCTTCTTCAATTATTATTACAACTTTTACAGATGTTTTCGGATTTTTGCTGCTGCTTGGTTTGGCGAGCAAACTTTTACTTTAA
- the corA gene encoding magnesium/cobalt transporter CorA produces MPKEPRRKHHKRKRYSLPEAGSSPGLVYIDPNALKTVVRLYKYNADHYEISELAGFEGLHECVTDRNYNFWVEVKGLDSEAVFEELNLNFNINKLILEDITRTYQRPKLEEYESYDFAISRMLYIDENEDVDNVQVSFILFDHILFTFQESYEDCLDPIRSRLKAGKGNIRTGGSSYLMYALMDNIIDHYFQILNKWGDDLDAIEDRLFANPDRSVMYDTQSIKRNLISIRRVVWPERDKLNDILRSDSPRIPNQTKTYVKDAYDHCIQLIDIVDSLKEISVSNIDMYLSIISNRMNEIMKVLTIISSIFIPLTFIAGIYGMNFARVDPATGKELPGNMPELYEAHGYVYTIAVMAFIAVVQVIYFWKKGWFK; encoded by the coding sequence ATGCCAAAGGAACCAAGACGCAAACACCACAAGCGTAAGCGATATTCGCTGCCGGAGGCCGGTTCCAGTCCGGGTCTGGTTTATATTGATCCGAACGCTTTAAAGACGGTTGTAAGGCTGTATAAGTATAACGCCGACCATTATGAGATTTCGGAACTGGCAGGATTTGAGGGCTTGCATGAGTGTGTGACCGACCGGAACTATAATTTCTGGGTGGAAGTGAAGGGTCTGGATTCTGAGGCGGTGTTTGAGGAACTGAACCTGAATTTCAATATTAATAAGCTCATTCTTGAGGATATTACGCGCACTTATCAGCGTCCGAAGCTTGAAGAGTATGAGAGCTATGATTTTGCGATTAGCCGGATGCTGTATATCGACGAAAATGAGGATGTAGATAATGTTCAGGTGTCGTTCATTTTGTTCGATCATATTTTATTCACCTTTCAGGAAAGTTATGAGGATTGTCTTGATCCTATAAGATCCAGGTTGAAGGCTGGCAAAGGAAATATACGTACGGGAGGAAGCAGCTATCTGATGTATGCGCTGATGGATAATATTATTGACCATTATTTTCAGATTTTGAATAAGTGGGGCGATGACCTTGATGCTATCGAGGACCGCTTGTTTGCCAATCCGGATCGCTCGGTGATGTACGACACGCAGTCTATTAAGCGCAACCTGATCTCGATAAGGCGGGTGGTTTGGCCGGAGCGCGACAAATTGAACGATATTCTACGCAGTGACAGTCCGAGGATCCCGAATCAGACAAAGACCTATGTGAAGGATGCTTACGATCACTGTATTCAGCTTATTGATATTGTTGATTCGCTGAAGGAGATCTCGGTGAGTAATATTGATATGTATCTATCGATCATTAGCAACCGGATGAACGAGATTATGAAGGTGCTAACGATTATTTCGTCCATCTTTATTCCGCTGACTTTTATAGCGGGCATTTACGGGATGAATTTTGCCCGGGTAGATCCGGCGACCGGCAAGGAGCTTCCGGGTAATATGCCGGAATTATATGAGGCCCACGGTTACGTGTATACGATTGCAGTAATGGCGTTTATTGCGGTAGTTCAGGTTATATATTTCTGGAAAAAGGGATGGTTTAAATAG
- a CDS encoding WbqC family protein, translating into MQSSAIFPLFYLPPVAYFSALKAFEPKLLLEREEHFVKQTYRNRAQIYSPNGALDLIVPVIKGAKVHTKVKDVRISNDFRWQRLHWKSLTSCYRNSAYFEFYEDEFVQFYEREYSFLFDYNLELLTWVFKQLKKDMQIGFTDDYKDDLPVELDFRERIHPKRDCLGFTAKPYFQVFDDRQGFLPNLSVVDLLFNQGPQSKSYL; encoded by the coding sequence ATGCAAAGTTCAGCTATATTCCCGCTTTTTTATCTTCCGCCGGTTGCTTATTTTTCTGCTTTAAAAGCCTTTGAACCAAAGCTGCTGCTGGAGCGGGAGGAGCATTTTGTAAAGCAAACTTACCGGAACAGGGCGCAGATTTATTCGCCAAATGGGGCGCTTGATTTGATTGTTCCGGTAATAAAGGGTGCCAAGGTTCATACTAAGGTAAAGGATGTGCGGATCAGCAATGATTTCAGATGGCAGCGCCTGCACTGGAAGAGCTTGACGAGTTGCTACCGGAACTCGGCCTATTTTGAGTTTTATGAGGATGAGTTTGTACAGTTTTATGAGCGGGAATATTCTTTCCTGTTTGACTATAACCTGGAATTGCTGACATGGGTTTTCAAACAGTTGAAGAAGGATATGCAGATCGGTTTTACGGACGACTACAAAGATGATTTGCCTGTCGAACTGGATTTCAGGGAGCGTATTCATCCAAAAAGGGATTGCCTAGGGTTTACTGCCAAGCCTTATTTCCAGGTGTTTGACGACCGACAGGGCTTCCTGCCAAACTTAAGTGTGGTTGACTTGTTGTTTAACCAGGGACCGCAGTCTAAATCTTATCTGTAA
- a CDS encoding lysophospholipid acyltransferase family protein, with protein sequence MKLLSLLPFSILYIISDLLFAILYYIFRYRRKVVQENLRNSFPDKTEAQLAVIEKAYYRHLADLIIEIVKLDSITEKQILERVKFKNLEVITNLLNDGKSVLACTAHYSNWELGMMAFGICIPAKSYVIYKPLNNTAFDKWFYKVRTRTGNIFITMRQTLRAVAATKNEVTAFCFAGDQTPIREEARHWINFLNQPTAVITGIEKIALQTGRIPIYLDMQRVRRGYYEVECTLIHKELAPPGTTEFPITAATFALLENIIRKNPPFWLWSHRRWKHKPIAE encoded by the coding sequence TTGAAGCTTTTATCATTACTACCTTTCAGCATACTGTACATCATCTCCGATCTGCTCTTTGCCATACTATACTACATCTTTCGCTATCGCCGTAAGGTTGTACAAGAAAATCTTCGTAACTCCTTCCCCGACAAAACTGAGGCTCAATTGGCTGTAATCGAGAAAGCCTACTACCGGCACCTCGCCGATCTCATCATAGAGATTGTGAAACTCGACAGCATTACCGAAAAACAAATCCTGGAAAGAGTAAAATTTAAGAACCTCGAAGTCATAACCAACCTGCTTAACGATGGTAAAAGCGTGCTCGCCTGCACTGCTCATTATAGCAACTGGGAACTGGGCATGATGGCCTTCGGCATTTGCATACCTGCAAAGTCATACGTGATCTATAAGCCGCTTAACAATACAGCCTTCGATAAGTGGTTTTATAAGGTCAGAACGCGAACGGGCAACATATTTATCACCATGAGGCAAACCCTTCGGGCGGTTGCTGCCACCAAAAATGAAGTAACCGCATTCTGTTTTGCTGGCGATCAAACCCCTATTCGGGAAGAAGCCCGGCATTGGATCAATTTTCTTAACCAGCCTACCGCCGTCATCACCGGTATCGAAAAGATCGCATTGCAAACCGGCCGCATACCCATCTATCTCGATATGCAGCGCGTGCGCCGCGGATATTACGAAGTAGAATGTACGCTGATCCACAAGGAACTTGCCCCTCCCGGGACCACCGAATTTCCAATTACAGCAGCTACCTTTGCGCTGTTAGAAAACATTATACGTAAAAACCCGCCCTTCTGGCTTTGGAGCCACAGGCGATGGAAACACAAACCAATAGCCGAATGA
- a CDS encoding glycosyltransferase family 2 protein: MTTPSVAVVILNWNGQKLLQQFLPGVVMSQYPDLQLIVGDNASSDESVAFIKANYPQIRIIENDRNYGFAEGYKRVLNQVEADYYVLLNSDVEVPPDWIHPVIRYMEQDPLMAVAQPKIKWQVNKTKFEYAGAAGGYLDLHGFPFCRGRLFDTVEADYGQYDQASEIFWASGAALFIKSRCWKEVGGLDPDFFAHMEEIDLCWRLKNLGYKIGYCPHAEVYHVGGGTLDSNSPYKTYLNFRNNLVIMQKNLPLNDAWSRIFIRMSLDFVAWIHFMIQGKADFAFAINKAHWHFLTSLNHNARKRSGKQIPFQQHGGQYPHSIVYAYFIEKIRFFSQLKWF; encoded by the coding sequence ATGACAACCCCGAGTGTAGCCGTAGTGATCCTGAACTGGAACGGTCAGAAATTATTGCAGCAATTTCTGCCAGGCGTCGTCATGTCGCAGTACCCCGATCTGCAGCTTATTGTGGGCGATAATGCCTCTTCCGACGAGTCCGTCGCTTTCATTAAGGCCAACTATCCCCAAATCCGTATCATTGAAAACGACAGGAACTATGGATTTGCAGAGGGTTACAAAAGAGTGCTCAATCAGGTAGAGGCCGATTATTATGTGCTGCTCAATTCTGATGTCGAGGTGCCGCCCGACTGGATTCATCCGGTAATCAGATATATGGAACAGGACCCGCTTATGGCGGTCGCCCAGCCTAAAATCAAATGGCAGGTCAACAAAACCAAGTTCGAATACGCCGGTGCCGCCGGAGGCTATCTCGATCTGCACGGCTTCCCTTTCTGTCGCGGTCGGTTGTTCGACACGGTAGAAGCAGATTACGGGCAATATGACCAGGCATCCGAAATCTTCTGGGCAAGTGGTGCCGCTCTTTTCATCAAGAGTCGCTGCTGGAAGGAAGTTGGCGGTCTCGATCCCGATTTCTTTGCGCATATGGAGGAGATCGACCTGTGCTGGCGACTCAAAAACCTGGGTTATAAGATCGGGTACTGTCCCCATGCAGAAGTCTATCATGTTGGCGGCGGTACGCTCGACAGCAACAGCCCCTATAAAACCTATTTGAACTTCCGGAACAACCTGGTCATCATGCAAAAAAATCTCCCGCTAAACGATGCCTGGTCCAGGATATTCATTCGTATGTCGCTCGATTTCGTAGCATGGATACATTTCATGATTCAGGGTAAAGCCGATTTCGCCTTCGCCATCAATAAAGCGCACTGGCATTTTTTAACGAGCCTGAATCATAACGCCCGAAAAAGATCGGGCAAACAGATTCCTTTCCAGCAACATGGCGGACAATACCCGCACAGCATAGTTTATGCATATTTTATCGAAAAGATCAGGTTTTTTAGCCAGTTAAAGTGGTTTTAA
- the aroQ gene encoding type II 3-dehydroquinate dehydratase, with product MKIQIINGPNLNLLGVREPGIYGDVGFETYMEQLRAMYAVMQIDYFQSNVEGELINKLHEVGFTYDGIVINAGGYTHTSVALADAIAAINTPVIEVHVSNIYAREEYRHVSLTGKNCKGVLTGFGLDGYRLAIESLLKPL from the coding sequence ATGAAGATACAAATAATAAACGGTCCCAATCTTAACCTGCTCGGCGTCCGTGAACCGGGCATATATGGCGACGTTGGTTTCGAAACGTATATGGAGCAGTTGCGGGCCATGTACGCGGTGATGCAAATTGACTATTTTCAGAGCAACGTGGAAGGTGAATTGATCAATAAGTTGCACGAAGTGGGCTTTACCTATGACGGCATCGTGATTAACGCGGGAGGGTATACCCACACTTCGGTGGCTTTGGCAGATGCGATTGCGGCAATAAATACACCTGTGATTGAGGTGCATGTATCTAATATTTATGCGCGGGAGGAATACCGGCATGTGTCGCTGACGGGAAAAAATTGTAAAGGAGTGCTGACAGGCTTTGGTCTGGATGGTTACCGGCTTGCTATTGAAAGTCTGTTAAAACCACTTTAA
- the xerD gene encoding site-specific tyrosine recombinase XerD, with the protein MQIEACLRPYKNYLRLERGLSANSIEAYLSDVRKLDQYLQSVSKTTDIKLIDIYHLKEFITWISELGMLASSQARVISSIKSFFSFLVLEQLIIEDPSEVLDAPRIPRKLPDVLNVEEINALIAAVDASKPDGMRNKAMLEILYGCGLRVSELVNLKLSQIFIEEGFIKVLGKGNKERLVPIGSTALKMLMIYLEEVRVQVKIIPGYADYAFLSRRGSGLTRVFVFKVIKSLAEKIGLNKAISPHTFRHSFATHLIEGGADLRAIQEMLGHSSITTTEIYMHLDRDYLRSVVMQYHPRS; encoded by the coding sequence GTGCAGATCGAAGCCTGTTTGCGACCTTATAAAAATTACCTGCGACTGGAACGCGGCTTGTCGGCCAACTCCATCGAGGCCTATCTGAGTGATGTACGTAAACTGGATCAGTACCTTCAGTCTGTTTCTAAAACTACTGATATAAAGTTAATTGATATCTACCATCTAAAGGAATTTATTACATGGATATCAGAACTCGGGATGCTTGCAAGCAGCCAGGCCAGGGTCATCTCCAGTATCAAATCCTTCTTTTCTTTCCTTGTGCTTGAGCAATTGATCATAGAAGATCCAAGTGAAGTCCTCGACGCACCGCGGATACCCCGCAAACTGCCTGACGTCCTCAACGTAGAAGAAATCAATGCACTCATAGCCGCTGTAGATGCATCTAAACCAGACGGTATGCGCAATAAAGCAATGCTTGAAATACTTTACGGATGTGGGCTGCGAGTATCAGAGCTCGTCAATTTGAAGCTGTCGCAGATATTTATCGAAGAGGGATTTATTAAGGTACTGGGAAAAGGCAACAAAGAACGTCTCGTACCCATAGGTAGTACAGCCCTTAAAATGCTGATGATATATCTTGAGGAAGTGCGTGTTCAGGTTAAAATTATCCCTGGGTATGCCGATTACGCCTTCCTGAGCCGTCGGGGTTCCGGACTCACCCGGGTATTTGTGTTTAAAGTCATCAAATCCCTGGCTGAAAAAATCGGGCTCAACAAGGCAATCAGTCCGCACACTTTCCGGCATTCCTTTGCTACACACCTTATAGAAGGCGGTGCCGATCTGCGGGCCATTCAGGAAATGCTCGGACATTCAAGCATCACTACAACGGAAATTTATATGCATCTCGACCGCGATTACCTTCGCTCGGTTGTTATGCAGTACCATCCAAGAAGTTAG
- the prmC gene encoding peptide chain release factor N(5)-glutamine methyltransferase, whose product MNLKQLLQFFTNELSNIYDRDEISSVFYLVTEHLTGMRRSQAIMAHNDLLSADAHKGYIKILERLKAGEPLQYVLGEASFFELTFRVNKNVLIPRPETEELVDWVIRSCNTRKGLQILDIGTGSGCIAVSLKKFIPEAVVTALDISEEALEVAGNNALLNEVDVHFVQADILTFSTADKYDIIVSNPPYIGGSEKAEMHANVLDFEPHLALFVADERPLLFYEAIADFAKVSLRIGGLLFFEINARYGIETVQMLSSKGFTNIELKQDMQGNDRMIRANFLDGTA is encoded by the coding sequence ATGAATTTAAAGCAATTATTGCAATTTTTCACTAATGAGTTAAGTAACATCTATGATCGGGATGAAATTAGCTCAGTGTTTTATCTGGTGACTGAACATCTTACCGGCATGCGCCGGTCGCAGGCTATAATGGCACACAATGATTTGTTGAGCGCTGATGCACATAAGGGTTATATTAAAATTCTTGAGCGGTTAAAAGCGGGGGAACCCTTGCAATATGTATTGGGCGAGGCGAGCTTTTTCGAACTTACTTTTAGGGTGAATAAAAATGTGCTTATACCACGGCCAGAGACGGAAGAATTGGTCGACTGGGTGATACGGTCGTGCAATACACGTAAAGGATTGCAGATTTTGGATATAGGCACGGGTAGTGGTTGCATTGCGGTTTCACTTAAGAAGTTTATCCCTGAGGCGGTTGTAACTGCACTCGATATATCTGAAGAGGCACTTGAGGTGGCTGGCAATAATGCGCTTTTGAATGAGGTGGATGTGCATTTTGTTCAAGCTGACATATTAACGTTTTCCACAGCGGATAAATACGACATTATTGTAAGCAATCCCCCGTATATTGGTGGATCGGAAAAGGCTGAAATGCATGCGAATGTACTGGACTTTGAGCCGCATCTGGCCTTGTTTGTTGCGGATGAACGACCATTGTTGTTTTATGAGGCGATCGCAGATTTTGCGAAAGTTAGTCTTAGGATAGGTGGTCTGCTGTTTTTTGAGATCAACGCCAGGTATGGCATCGAAACTGTTCAAATGCTTTCTTCCAAAGGCTTTACAAACATTGAGCTAAAGCAAGACATGCAGGGAAACGACAGAATGATAAGAGCTAACTTCTTGGATGGTACTGCATAA